In Afipia sp. GAS231, a single window of DNA contains:
- a CDS encoding tripartite tricarboxylate transporter substrate binding protein, whose translation MPKTAIDRRSILALIGAALMPVQAQAAQYPSRPIKIIVPFGPGGSGDISARLIGKQIEDKTRQAVVVDNRPGANGIIGTMAVKTAEPDGYTVLLITTSTHAANVSLVRNLSYDPAKDFTVVGVFRSSGSYLMVRPEAPWRDLPSFVAAAKAAPGKLVFGYFNASSRTPPEYLGRLAGIELQGVPYRAIANAIADLISGEIHCLFMDTTASNQYLQSRQLRPLAITSLTRARATPDVPAVAETFPGFQLTGFLGMAVPSATPREIVVQLNGLINEALTAPEVRRRMDEFGLSYDITDLAACEAEVRAERERWTEYTRVAGIQPE comes from the coding sequence ATGCCGAAGACAGCAATTGATCGCCGTTCCATTTTGGCGCTGATCGGTGCGGCATTGATGCCGGTTCAGGCGCAGGCCGCGCAATACCCGTCGCGGCCGATCAAGATCATCGTGCCGTTCGGGCCGGGTGGTTCGGGTGACATCTCCGCACGGCTGATCGGCAAGCAGATCGAGGACAAGACCAGGCAGGCCGTCGTGGTCGACAACCGCCCGGGCGCCAACGGCATCATCGGCACCATGGCGGTGAAGACCGCCGAGCCGGACGGCTACACGGTGCTGCTGATCACCACCTCGACGCATGCGGCCAATGTCAGCCTGGTTCGCAACCTCAGCTACGACCCGGCCAAGGATTTTACCGTGGTCGGCGTGTTCCGTTCCAGCGGCAGCTATCTGATGGTACGGCCGGAGGCGCCGTGGCGCGATCTCCCGAGCTTCGTCGCCGCCGCCAAGGCCGCACCGGGCAAACTGGTGTTTGGCTATTTCAACGCCTCGTCGCGAACGCCGCCGGAATATCTCGGCCGTCTCGCCGGAATCGAGCTGCAGGGCGTGCCGTATCGCGCCATCGCCAATGCGATCGCGGACCTGATCAGTGGCGAAATCCATTGCCTGTTCATGGATACGACGGCATCGAACCAGTATCTGCAAAGCCGCCAGCTACGTCCGCTCGCGATTACCAGCCTGACCCGCGCTCGCGCAACGCCCGACGTGCCGGCGGTGGCAGAAACCTTCCCGGGATTTCAGCTCACCGGATTTCTCGGCATGGCCGTTCCCTCCGCTACGCCGCGCGAGATCGTGGTGCAATTGAACGGGCTCATCAACGAAGCTTTGACCGCGCCAGAAGTGCGGCGGCGAATGGACGAGTTCGGCCTGTCCTATGATATCACCGACCTCGCGGCCTGCGAGGCCGAGGTGCGGGCCGAACGCGAGCGCTGGACCGAATATACGAGAGTGGCCGGCATTCAGCCGGAGTGA
- a CDS encoding aminopeptidase, producing the protein MTAHQRNLSASIDPVKLDRLAEVAVKVGLQLQPGQDLLLTAPSVALPLVRRIAEHAYKAGAGIVTPFLSDEEITLSRYRYARDDSFDRAAGWLYEGMAKAFGANTARLAIVGDNPMLLSGEDPAKVARASKANSMAYQPALEKIVNFETNWNIIAYPSPAWAKQVFPDVPEDVAVAKLADAIFAASRVDQDGAVANWEKHNAVLRERTNWLNGQRFHALKYSGPGTDLTIGLADGHEWEGGASTAKNGITCNANIPTEEVFTTPHCRRVSGHVVSSKPLSYQGTLIDNIAVRFEEGRIVEARASRGEEVLKKVLDTDEGAARLGEVALVPHSSPISKSGLLFFNTLFDENAASHIALGQCYSKCFIDGGNLTPEQIAAQGGNKSLIHIDWMIGSAETDIDGIHADGRVVPVFRKGEWA; encoded by the coding sequence ATGACCGCACATCAGCGCAATCTCTCCGCCTCGATCGATCCCGTCAAACTCGACCGCCTTGCCGAAGTCGCCGTCAAGGTCGGCCTGCAACTGCAGCCGGGCCAGGACCTGTTGTTGACCGCGCCTTCGGTCGCGTTGCCGCTGGTGCGCCGGATCGCCGAACATGCCTACAAGGCTGGCGCCGGTATCGTGACGCCGTTCCTGTCGGACGAAGAGATCACGCTGTCGCGCTATCGCTACGCCCGCGACGACAGTTTCGATCGCGCCGCCGGCTGGCTCTACGAGGGTATGGCGAAGGCGTTCGGCGCCAACACCGCGCGGCTCGCCATCGTCGGCGATAATCCGATGCTGCTGTCGGGCGAGGACCCGGCGAAAGTCGCGCGCGCCAGCAAGGCCAACTCGATGGCCTATCAGCCGGCGCTGGAAAAAATCGTCAATTTCGAGACCAACTGGAACATCATCGCCTATCCGAGCCCGGCTTGGGCCAAGCAGGTTTTTCCGGACGTGCCGGAAGACGTCGCGGTGGCAAAACTGGCCGATGCGATCTTCGCCGCCTCGCGCGTCGACCAGGATGGCGCGGTGGCGAACTGGGAGAAGCACAATGCGGTGCTGCGCGAGCGCACCAACTGGCTCAACGGGCAGCGCTTCCACGCGCTGAAATATTCCGGTCCGGGTACTGACCTGACCATCGGCCTTGCCGACGGCCATGAATGGGAAGGCGGCGCCTCGACCGCCAAGAACGGCATCACCTGCAACGCCAATATTCCGACCGAGGAAGTCTTCACCACGCCGCATTGCCGGCGCGTCAGCGGGCATGTCGTCTCGTCCAAGCCGCTATCTTATCAAGGCACCCTGATCGACAACATCGCGGTGCGGTTCGAAGAAGGCCGCATCGTCGAGGCCCGGGCCTCGCGCGGCGAGGAAGTGCTGAAGAAGGTGCTGGACACCGACGAGGGCGCCGCGCGCCTCGGCGAAGTGGCGCTGGTGCCGCATTCGTCGCCGATCTCGAAAAGCGGGCTATTGTTCTTCAACACGCTGTTCGACGAGAACGCGGCCTCGCACATCGCGCTCGGCCAGTGCTATTCGAAGTGCTTCATCGACGGCGGCAATCTGACGCCCGAACAGATCGCAGCCCAAGGCGGCAACAAGAGCCTGATTCATATCGACTGGATGATCGGCTCGGCCGAGACCGACATCGACGGCATCCATGCCGACGGCCGCGTCGTGCCAGTGTTCCGCAAGGGGGAGTGGGCGTAA
- a CDS encoding DUF1330 domain-containing protein: MSVYIIAQLKFTRRELYDRYQSRFMGVFKKFRGKLLVADAHPVVLEGEWPRDKVVIMEFPDAAAAQEFQSSQEYQDISVDRKAGADAIVLTVRGLS; this comes from the coding sequence ATGTCGGTCTATATCATCGCGCAACTGAAGTTCACCCGCCGCGAACTCTACGATCGCTACCAGTCACGCTTCATGGGCGTTTTCAAGAAATTTAGGGGTAAGCTACTGGTCGCAGATGCGCACCCGGTCGTGCTCGAAGGCGAGTGGCCGCGCGACAAGGTCGTGATCATGGAATTTCCCGATGCCGCTGCGGCACAGGAATTTCAGAGTTCGCAGGAATATCAGGATATCTCGGTCGACCGCAAAGCCGGTGCGGACGCCATCGTGCTGACGGTGCGCGGCCTGTCCTGA
- a CDS encoding sulfite exporter TauE/SafE family protein yields the protein MPDLATNVLLSVAVFAGAFVSGLAGFAFSAVAGAILLRIFQPLEAVPLMMACSIGVQAANLWALRRNIQWEGSLLLIVGGALGIPIAVHLLQNADTYILRAGFGVVVALYAGYMLFRPALTRSDGVASRHLTALVGFGGGLIGGLTAMPGAIPTIWCDMRGMPKGDQRGLVQPFIAIMQIFALVLLLERHGLSSKVVIDLAISLPALFAGSALGILAFRNIHEVGFRRTILVLLLVSGASLALA from the coding sequence ATGCCGGATCTGGCAACAAATGTTCTGCTGAGCGTTGCCGTGTTCGCCGGCGCCTTCGTCTCGGGTCTCGCCGGTTTTGCGTTTTCCGCGGTCGCCGGCGCCATCCTGCTTCGGATTTTCCAGCCGCTGGAAGCGGTGCCGTTGATGATGGCCTGCAGCATCGGCGTGCAGGCCGCCAATCTGTGGGCGCTGCGCCGGAATATTCAGTGGGAGGGCAGTCTGCTGCTGATCGTCGGCGGCGCGCTGGGGATTCCGATCGCCGTTCACCTGCTGCAGAACGCCGACACCTATATTCTCCGGGCGGGCTTCGGCGTTGTTGTCGCTCTATATGCCGGCTACATGCTGTTCCGCCCGGCATTGACGCGGTCCGACGGTGTCGCCAGCCGGCACCTTACCGCGCTGGTCGGATTTGGCGGCGGACTGATCGGCGGGTTGACGGCGATGCCGGGCGCCATTCCCACGATCTGGTGTGACATGCGCGGCATGCCGAAGGGCGACCAGCGCGGCCTGGTCCAGCCTTTCATCGCCATCATGCAGATATTCGCGCTGGTGTTGCTGCTGGAGCGCCACGGCCTGTCTTCCAAGGTGGTGATCGATCTCGCGATCAGCCTGCCGGCGCTGTTTGCCGGTTCCGCACTCGGCATTCTGGCATTCCGGAACATCCACGAGGTCGGCTTTCGCCGGACCATTCTTGTGCTATTGCTGGTGTCAGGCGCTTCGCTCGCACTGGCCTGA
- a CDS encoding DEAD/DEAH box helicase has product MPTHPPLARALAERNFDRLTQVQTAVLADTADGRDLLVSAQTGSGKTVAYGLALAKNLLGDAERFEHAGAPLALIVAPTRELALQVHRELAWLYGHANARVVSCVGGMDPRREQRELAAGAHIVVGTPGRLCDHLRRNRLDVSELKAIVLDEADEMLDLGFREDMEFILKTTPETRRTLLFSATLPRGIVALAKEYQQQAFRVEVEGDEGGHADIEYRAIRIAAGDVEHAVVNLLRFYESPSALVFCNTRDAVRHLQAVLLERGFSVVALSGELTQNERTMALQALRDGRARVCVATDVAARGIDLPSLDLVIHADLPNDPEVLQHRSGRTGRAGRKGVSILLVPPARKRRAETLLNLAGIDAVWGIAPQPDEIRKLDQERMLKDDLFAAETTAEDLAIAQALLAERSAEDIAAALARLYRARLPSPEDIGDPGDGRVRSRAERAQERAGRESGPRNFDRDAGPRKPKKSLRDGMPEGSVWFRAAIGRRKNAEARWLLPMICRRGGITKGDIGAIRILDTTTEFEISQRAAESFATMIKRPDKEDTIRIEAMTDAPRAEAAPEKRSFAPRREAPRHEAPRHEAPRYDTRAAERAPATKDFARDERPSRKYGKPHDEKPRGENPPAFDRKPDFKSKKRHQDKPAFAGNSRRDRGADAKPASAKKPKKKFRG; this is encoded by the coding sequence ATGCCCACTCATCCGCCGCTCGCCCGAGCTTTGGCGGAGCGCAATTTTGACCGGCTGACGCAGGTCCAGACCGCCGTGCTGGCCGATACCGCTGACGGCCGCGATTTGCTGGTTTCCGCCCAAACCGGCTCCGGCAAGACCGTCGCCTATGGTCTGGCGCTCGCGAAAAATCTGCTCGGCGATGCCGAGCGGTTCGAACACGCAGGCGCGCCGCTTGCCCTGATCGTGGCGCCGACGCGCGAACTGGCGCTTCAGGTCCATCGCGAACTGGCCTGGCTTTACGGCCATGCCAATGCGCGCGTCGTCTCCTGTGTCGGCGGCATGGATCCGCGCCGCGAGCAGCGCGAACTCGCCGCGGGCGCCCACATCGTGGTCGGCACGCCCGGTCGTCTCTGCGATCATCTGCGGCGCAACCGCCTCGATGTTTCGGAGTTGAAGGCGATCGTGCTCGACGAGGCCGACGAGATGCTCGATCTCGGTTTTCGTGAGGACATGGAATTCATCCTCAAGACCACGCCGGAAACCCGCCGCACGCTGTTGTTCTCGGCGACCCTGCCGCGCGGCATCGTCGCCTTGGCGAAAGAATATCAGCAGCAGGCGTTCCGCGTCGAAGTCGAGGGCGACGAAGGCGGCCACGCCGATATCGAATACCGCGCGATCCGGATCGCGGCTGGCGATGTTGAACATGCGGTCGTCAATCTGCTGCGCTTCTACGAATCTCCCAGTGCACTCGTGTTCTGCAACACCCGCGATGCCGTCCGGCATCTGCAGGCGGTGCTGCTGGAGCGCGGCTTCTCGGTGGTCGCGCTGTCGGGCGAATTGACGCAGAACGAACGCACCATGGCGCTGCAGGCGCTACGGGACGGCCGGGCCCGCGTCTGCGTCGCGACCGATGTCGCCGCGCGCGGCATCGATCTGCCGAGTCTCGATCTCGTCATTCACGCCGATCTGCCCAACGATCCGGAGGTGCTGCAGCATCGTTCCGGCCGCACCGGCCGTGCCGGCCGCAAGGGCGTCAGTATCTTGCTGGTGCCGCCGGCCCGGAAGCGGCGCGCGGAGACGCTGCTCAATCTGGCCGGCATCGATGCGGTCTGGGGTATCGCGCCGCAGCCGGACGAAATCCGCAAGCTCGACCAGGAGCGCATGCTGAAGGACGATCTGTTCGCGGCGGAAACGACGGCGGAAGATCTGGCGATCGCGCAGGCGCTGCTCGCCGAGCGATCGGCAGAAGACATCGCCGCGGCGCTGGCGCGGCTCTACCGCGCACGGCTGCCGTCGCCCGAGGATATAGGCGACCCCGGCGACGGCCGTGTCCGGTCTCGCGCCGAGCGCGCGCAGGAGCGGGCCGGACGCGAGTCCGGACCGCGCAATTTTGATCGTGACGCCGGACCGCGAAAGCCGAAGAAGTCGCTGCGCGATGGCATGCCCGAAGGCAGCGTCTGGTTCCGCGCCGCCATCGGCCGCCGCAAGAACGCGGAAGCGCGCTGGCTGCTGCCGATGATCTGCCGTCGCGGTGGCATCACCAAGGGCGATATCGGCGCGATCCGGATCCTGGACACCACGACCGAGTTCGAAATTTCGCAGCGGGCTGCGGAATCCTTCGCCACCATGATCAAGCGCCCCGACAAGGAAGACACCATCCGGATCGAGGCGATGACGGACGCGCCGCGCGCCGAGGCGGCTCCGGAAAAGCGGTCGTTTGCACCGCGTCGGGAAGCGCCTCGTCATGAGGCGCCGCGTCATGAAGCTCCTCGATACGACACGCGAGCGGCCGAGCGCGCTCCGGCTACAAAGGATTTCGCGCGCGACGAGCGGCCGTCCAGGAAGTACGGCAAGCCGCATGACGAAAAACCCCGTGGCGAAAATCCACCTGCATTCGACAGGAAGCCTGACTTCAAGTCGAAGAAGCGGCACCAGGACAAACCGGCCTTCGCCGGAAATTCGAGGCGTGACCGGGGCGCTGACGCGAAACCCGCATCCGCCAAGAAGCCAAAGAAGAAATTTCGCGGCTGA
- a CDS encoding TetR/AcrR family transcriptional regulator, producing the protein MSTKMRAAPRAASEETRNQIKAAAQLLFARHGAEGVTVQQIVAAAGQRNNAALHYHFGSKEELIRQMVVDGAAVLDERRQGMLREMEARGGAATIREVLLILVMPVIELGDDDRWRGYIRFISNLQASDPKTLREALNNRWNAGYVACFTQLKRMLPLPAALVDQRLSLLSIYSNAILSAREAAQEARRGKSRLWDQRFTIENILDTLEATISCPPSAQTLVILASDAP; encoded by the coding sequence ATGTCAACCAAAATGCGGGCCGCGCCCCGCGCCGCATCGGAAGAGACCCGGAACCAGATCAAGGCGGCGGCGCAACTGCTGTTCGCCCGCCATGGCGCCGAGGGGGTGACCGTGCAGCAGATCGTTGCCGCGGCCGGGCAGCGCAACAACGCCGCCCTGCACTATCATTTCGGCTCAAAGGAGGAACTGATCCGGCAGATGGTCGTCGATGGCGCGGCGGTGCTCGACGAACGGCGACAGGGCATGCTGCGCGAGATGGAAGCGCGCGGCGGAGCGGCGACGATCCGCGAGGTTCTGTTGATACTGGTAATGCCGGTCATCGAGCTCGGCGACGACGACCGCTGGCGCGGTTATATCCGTTTCATCTCGAACCTGCAGGCGTCCGACCCCAAGACGCTCCGCGAAGCACTCAACAACCGATGGAATGCCGGCTATGTCGCCTGCTTCACGCAGTTGAAGCGGATGCTGCCGCTGCCGGCGGCCCTGGTCGATCAACGCCTCTCGCTGCTGTCGATCTACTCCAACGCCATCCTGTCGGCGCGCGAGGCGGCGCAGGAAGCCCGCAGGGGCAAGAGCCGCCTCTGGGATCAGCGTTTCACGATCGAAAACATTCTCGATACGCTGGAAGCAACGATCAGTTGCCCGCCCTCCGCGCAGACGCTTGTCATTCTGGCGTCTGACGCGCCTTGA
- a CDS encoding gamma-glutamylcyclotransferase family protein, producing MSGEPTVLLFSYGTLQQDEVQISSFGRLLEGREDAMPGYRQSLIEVTDPDVIRTSGKRFHPIVEASDNPGDEVKGKVFLITEAELKAADEYEVADYKRIQVRLRSGNTAWVYVRA from the coding sequence ATGTCCGGCGAACCAACGGTCCTTCTTTTCTCTTACGGAACGCTGCAGCAGGATGAGGTTCAGATTTCCTCGTTTGGCCGTCTGTTGGAAGGACGAGAAGACGCGATGCCGGGCTATCGGCAATCCCTGATCGAAGTCACCGATCCGGACGTGATCCGGACCAGCGGCAAACGATTTCATCCGATCGTCGAAGCCAGCGACAATCCCGGCGACGAAGTCAAAGGCAAGGTTTTCCTGATTACCGAGGCCGAATTGAAGGCCGCCGACGAATATGAAGTCGCCGATTACAAGCGCATCCAGGTTCGGCTCCGGTCCGGAAATACCGCCTGGGTATACGTTCGCGCCTGA
- a CDS encoding adenylosuccinate lyase family protein encodes MPAFPTSTTVLDSILFRDAFGTPAMREVFSDFSLISRYAEVEVALAKAEARCGVIPAEAAVEIAKRTDVSALDFDLLRRETDIVGYPILPLVHQMVKQCGDAGRYVHWGATTQDIMDTAVVLQVRAGLEIIANDITELRGILAGLSKRYRDTPMAGRTHLQQALPVTFGYKTAIYLAMFDRHAERLAQLKPRVLVGQFAGAAGTLASLGNKGFEVQHALCEELGLGVPVSTWHVARDGLAEVMNFFGLVTGSLGKIALDIMMMASTEFGEVYEPFVKGRGASSTMPQKRNPISSELMLAAAKGVRQHAGLMLDAMVQDFERATGPWHAEWMAIPESFVLTAGSLHQAKFALGGLIVDEKKMADNLDISRGLIVAEAVMMGLAPDIGRQEAHDVVYDACRVANDKGMTLADALSADPRVSERIDRATIDRLTSPKNYLGLAPEMVDRVLAASKR; translated from the coding sequence ATGCCCGCCTTTCCGACTTCGACCACCGTCCTCGATTCCATCCTGTTCCGCGACGCCTTCGGCACGCCGGCGATGCGCGAGGTGTTCTCCGACTTCAGCCTGATCTCGCGCTATGCCGAGGTCGAAGTCGCACTGGCAAAGGCCGAGGCACGTTGCGGGGTGATTCCGGCGGAGGCCGCCGTTGAGATTGCCAAGCGGACGGATGTTTCGGCGCTCGATTTCGACCTGCTGCGCCGCGAGACCGATATCGTCGGCTATCCGATCCTGCCGCTGGTGCACCAGATGGTGAAACAGTGCGGCGACGCCGGGCGCTACGTGCATTGGGGCGCGACCACGCAGGACATCATGGACACCGCCGTGGTGCTGCAGGTCCGCGCTGGATTGGAAATCATCGCGAATGATATCACCGAATTGCGCGGCATCCTCGCCGGTCTTTCGAAGCGCTATCGCGACACGCCGATGGCGGGCCGCACCCATCTGCAGCAGGCGCTGCCGGTGACGTTCGGCTACAAGACCGCGATCTATCTGGCGATGTTCGATCGCCACGCCGAGCGTCTGGCGCAGTTGAAGCCGCGCGTGCTGGTCGGCCAGTTCGCCGGCGCCGCCGGCACGCTGGCCTCGCTCGGCAATAAAGGCTTCGAGGTACAACACGCGCTGTGCGAGGAGCTCGGCCTCGGCGTGCCGGTTTCCACCTGGCATGTCGCGCGCGACGGGCTGGCGGAGGTGATGAATTTCTTCGGCCTCGTCACCGGCTCGCTCGGCAAGATCGCGCTCGACATCATGATGATGGCGTCGACCGAGTTCGGCGAGGTCTACGAACCGTTCGTCAAAGGCCGCGGCGCGTCTTCGACCATGCCGCAGAAGCGTAATCCGATTTCCTCGGAGCTGATGCTGGCGGCGGCCAAGGGCGTGCGCCAGCACGCCGGCCTGATGCTGGATGCGATGGTGCAGGACTTCGAGCGCGCCACCGGTCCCTGGCATGCCGAATGGATGGCGATCCCGGAAAGTTTCGTGCTGACCGCCGGCAGCCTGCATCAGGCGAAGTTCGCGCTCGGCGGGCTGATCGTGGATGAGAAGAAGATGGCCGACAATCTCGACATCAGCCGCGGCTTGATTGTGGCTGAGGCTGTGATGATGGGATTGGCGCCCGACATCGGCCGCCAGGAGGCGCATGACGTCGTCTATGACGCCTGTCGTGTTGCCAATGACAAGGGCATGACGCTGGCGGACGCGTTGTCGGCCGACCCCAGGGTTTCCGAACGCATCGATCGCGCGACGATCGATCGCCTGACCTCGCCGAAGAATTATCTCGGCCTTGCGCCTGAAATGGTCGATCGCGTTCTCGCCGCATCGAAGCGCTAG
- a CDS encoding exopolysaccharide biosynthesis protein, translating into MNNLPGEHFTIEWLLGRLDRRSFGIVMLVMSLVAMVPGISLLIGPLLAIPAFEMILGRSGPSFPKRIAVYPLRSSALAGIVKRALPLLAMLEKIVHPRWPISPGLSRRAAGLAILALSGLFLAPLPLIQIVPALLVALIALAYLEEDGLLLCVSLLATLVLMLVTTAAIWGAVLGWMHITG; encoded by the coding sequence GTGAATAACCTTCCGGGCGAGCATTTCACCATTGAATGGCTGCTTGGCCGGCTCGATCGCCGCTCCTTCGGAATCGTCATGCTGGTCATGTCGCTGGTGGCGATGGTGCCCGGCATTTCGCTTTTGATCGGGCCGCTGCTGGCGATCCCGGCCTTCGAGATGATTTTGGGGCGAAGCGGGCCGAGCTTTCCGAAGCGTATCGCCGTTTATCCGCTCCGCTCCTCCGCCCTCGCCGGCATCGTCAAGCGTGCGCTTCCGCTGCTTGCCATGCTGGAAAAGATCGTGCATCCGCGCTGGCCGATTTCGCCGGGACTATCCAGACGTGCCGCCGGCCTGGCCATCCTCGCGCTGAGCGGATTGTTTCTCGCACCGTTGCCGCTGATCCAGATCGTGCCGGCGCTGTTGGTCGCGCTGATCGCGTTGGCCTATCTCGAAGAGGATGGGCTGCTGCTTTGCGTCTCGCTGCTGGCCACGCTTGTCCTGATGCTGGTGACGACCGCGGCCATCTGGGGCGCCGTCCTCGGTTGGATGCATATCACGGGATGA
- a CDS encoding SDR family NAD(P)-dependent oxidoreductase has protein sequence MGTAIIIGVGPDQGLGAQLCKRFAAEGLNVLVAGRTKPALDAVVADIAAAGGRAAAVVADATSEADIVALFDKAGADLELAIYNAGNNTPGKIIDMDAAYFEQSWRVVCFGGFLFGREAVRRMVPKGKGSLLFTGASASLRGRSGYGAFNSSKAGLRTLAQAMAKEYAADGIHVGHVVVDGPIGGEKIMKRFPDAANREERLISIAGIVDGFVFLHQQPRRAWSFELDVRTSQENW, from the coding sequence ATGGGAACGGCAATCATCATCGGCGTCGGCCCCGATCAGGGCCTCGGTGCACAGCTTTGCAAGCGGTTCGCGGCCGAAGGCCTGAATGTGCTGGTGGCCGGCCGCACCAAGCCGGCGCTGGATGCGGTCGTCGCCGATATTGCCGCGGCCGGCGGGCGCGCCGCGGCCGTTGTCGCAGATGCGACCAGTGAGGCCGATATCGTCGCGCTGTTCGACAAGGCGGGCGCCGATCTCGAGCTTGCGATCTACAACGCCGGCAACAATACGCCGGGCAAGATCATCGACATGGATGCGGCCTATTTCGAGCAGAGCTGGCGCGTGGTCTGTTTCGGCGGCTTCCTGTTCGGGCGCGAAGCCGTCCGCCGCATGGTGCCAAAGGGCAAGGGCTCGCTGTTGTTCACCGGGGCGAGCGCCTCGCTGCGCGGGCGTTCCGGCTACGGCGCCTTCAATTCGTCGAAGGCCGGGCTGCGCACCCTGGCGCAGGCGATGGCAAAGGAATATGCCGCCGACGGCATCCACGTCGGCCACGTCGTGGTGGATGGTCCGATCGGCGGCGAGAAAATCATGAAGCGCTTCCCCGATGCCGCCAACCGCGAGGAGCGCCTGATCAGTATCGCCGGGATCGTCGATGGTTTCGTGTTCCTGCACCAGCAGCCGCGCCGGGCCTGGTCGTTCGAGCTCGACGTGCGGACGTCGCAAGAGAACTGGTGA